One Lysinibacillus sp. OF-1 DNA segment encodes these proteins:
- a CDS encoding SDR family oxidoreductase, with protein sequence MKFLVLGATGMAGHTIAIYLCEQGHDVTTYARTPFPSGNHIMGDVMDAIFLRSLLVDHDFDVVINCIGVLNEACTVYPAQSIWLNSYLPHAIVSLLENRQTKLIHLSTDCVFSGKNAPYYETSIGDGETFYDRTKGLGEIEHNKHLTFRNSIIGPDLKNDGIGLFNWFMQQKGPIHGYTGAIWTGVTTLTLAKAIERAVQEDLTGLYHLVNTTNISKYDLLQLLNKHFMDSNIKILPHRLVNVNKTLMNTRNDFSFVVPGYEEMIVEMKDWMLQHKDLYPHYFQA encoded by the coding sequence ATGAAATTCTTAGTGCTCGGCGCTACTGGCATGGCTGGCCATACCATTGCCATCTATTTATGTGAACAAGGGCATGATGTGACAACTTACGCTAGAACCCCTTTCCCATCTGGGAACCATATAATGGGCGATGTGATGGACGCTATATTTTTACGGTCGTTGTTAGTAGATCATGATTTTGATGTCGTCATTAATTGTATTGGTGTCTTAAACGAAGCTTGTACGGTATATCCTGCACAAAGCATTTGGCTGAATAGTTATTTACCGCATGCCATTGTCTCTCTCCTAGAAAACCGACAAACTAAGCTGATTCATCTAAGTACTGATTGCGTATTTTCAGGGAAAAATGCCCCCTACTATGAAACTAGCATAGGAGACGGTGAAACTTTTTATGATCGCACAAAAGGCTTGGGGGAGATTGAGCACAACAAGCATTTAACATTTCGTAACTCGATTATTGGCCCTGATTTAAAAAACGATGGCATCGGACTATTCAATTGGTTTATGCAACAAAAAGGTCCCATTCACGGTTATACGGGGGCTATTTGGACTGGAGTAACTACACTTACATTAGCAAAAGCCATTGAACGGGCTGTCCAAGAAGATTTAACAGGACTCTATCATCTCGTCAATACTACGAATATTTCAAAATACGACTTACTTCAACTATTGAATAAACACTTTATGGACAGCAACATAAAAATTCTTCCTCATCGGCTCGTTAATGTCAATAAAACATTAATGAATACTAGAAATGACTTCTCCTTTGTTGTCCCTGGCTATGAGGAAATGATTGTAGAGATGAAGGACTGGATGTTACAGCATAAAGATTTATATCCTCATTATTTTCAAGCTTAA
- a CDS encoding response regulator transcription factor — protein MVNEKILIVEDDIDIMEVLSLTLVNANYTVLKAPSLSTGWHLVGTQQPDLILLDVNLPDGTGFELAKKIREVSDAIIIFVTVNHLIEQKLEGFEVGADDYITKPFIPKELLARVQANLKRRIPSKQNHIVHIDNLSIHFDEKNVYKDGQLLNLFTKEKLLLFFLMEHANQVISVDQLIDHVWGYDGVTDLKTVSVHISTLRRKIEDVPSKPKWIQTVRGFGYQFVYKRE, from the coding sequence ATGGTGAACGAGAAGATTTTAATAGTAGAAGATGACATAGATATTATGGAAGTTTTATCGCTAACGCTAGTGAATGCTAACTATACAGTATTAAAGGCACCCTCCCTATCCACTGGTTGGCATCTCGTTGGCACGCAACAACCCGATTTAATCTTGTTAGATGTTAATTTACCGGATGGTACAGGCTTTGAGCTAGCCAAAAAAATCCGAGAAGTATCGGATGCCATTATCATCTTTGTGACCGTCAATCATTTAATTGAACAAAAGCTTGAAGGCTTTGAGGTTGGGGCAGACGATTATATAACAAAGCCATTTATTCCGAAAGAATTATTGGCACGTGTTCAAGCCAATTTAAAAAGAAGAATCCCATCTAAGCAAAATCATATTGTACATATTGATAATTTATCTATTCATTTTGACGAGAAAAACGTCTATAAAGATGGTCAGCTTCTAAACTTGTTCACAAAGGAAAAACTGCTCCTCTTTTTTCTAATGGAGCATGCGAATCAAGTGATTAGTGTTGACCAGCTCATTGACCATGTTTGGGGCTATGACGGTGTCACCGATTTGAAAACTGTCTCTGTCCATATTAGTACCCTTCGGCGCAAAATTGAAGATGTCCCCTCTAAACCAAAATGGATTCAAACGGTGAGAGGATTTGGCTATCAATTCGTCTATAAAAGAGAGTGA
- the bioA gene encoding adenosylmethionine--8-amino-7-oxononanoate transaminase, translating into MNQALTDLQARDLRHVWHPCSQMKDYEAFPPIVIKKGQGVWLYDEHNHRYLDAVSSWWVNLFGHANPRISQALSEQAFTLEHTIFANFTHEPAINLAEKLAALAPQELHKVFFADNGSSAIEVALKMSFQYHMQTGKPAKQRFLALTDAYHGETIGALSVGGVELYNEVYQPLLLDTVRAKGPDCFRCPFQEEPTSCQAPCSQFVEEQLQAHHEEITAVIIEPLIQAAAGMKMYPPIYLQRLRALCSHYEVHFIADEIAVGFGRTGTLFACEQADITPDFMCLSKGLTGGYLPLSVVLTTDQIYNAFYDDYGTMKAFLHSHSYSGNTLACRVALEVLTMFEEEQVMEMIQHKGQQMRELAMAAFHDIPYVGEYRQVGLVGAIELVANRQTKEPFASEERIGYHIYQRALAKGLLIRPLGNVLYFMPPYIISEEEMSFMIQTTKETIEQFFQDRGAKVG; encoded by the coding sequence ATGAATCAAGCATTAACTGACTTGCAGGCAAGAGATTTACGACATGTTTGGCATCCGTGCTCACAGATGAAGGATTACGAAGCATTTCCGCCAATCGTCATAAAAAAAGGGCAAGGTGTGTGGCTTTATGACGAACATAATCATCGTTATTTGGATGCTGTATCCTCTTGGTGGGTTAATTTATTTGGACATGCCAATCCGCGAATTAGCCAAGCTTTAAGTGAGCAAGCATTTACATTAGAGCATACAATTTTCGCTAATTTCACACATGAACCAGCCATAAATTTAGCTGAAAAATTAGCAGCTTTAGCACCTCAAGAATTACATAAAGTCTTTTTTGCAGATAATGGCTCATCTGCCATTGAGGTGGCATTGAAAATGAGCTTTCAATACCATATGCAGACAGGAAAACCAGCGAAACAGCGCTTCCTCGCTTTGACGGATGCCTATCATGGGGAAACCATTGGTGCTTTATCGGTAGGAGGGGTAGAGCTATACAATGAAGTATATCAACCTCTTTTATTAGATACTGTTCGTGCCAAAGGGCCAGATTGCTTCCGTTGCCCATTTCAGGAAGAGCCAACAAGCTGCCAAGCGCCATGTAGTCAATTTGTAGAGGAACAGCTTCAAGCACATCATGAGGAAATTACGGCCGTTATTATTGAACCGCTTATTCAGGCCGCAGCAGGTATGAAAATGTATCCACCTATCTATTTGCAGCGCTTGCGAGCATTATGTTCACACTATGAGGTCCATTTCATCGCGGATGAGATTGCTGTCGGTTTTGGTCGGACAGGTACGTTATTTGCCTGTGAGCAAGCGGACATCACCCCAGATTTTATGTGTTTATCAAAGGGATTAACAGGCGGTTATTTACCGTTATCTGTTGTCTTAACAACCGATCAAATCTATAACGCTTTTTATGACGACTATGGAACGATGAAGGCATTTTTACATTCACATAGTTATTCAGGCAATACCTTGGCCTGTCGTGTCGCACTTGAAGTGTTAACAATGTTTGAAGAGGAGCAAGTGATGGAGATGATTCAACACAAAGGACAACAAATGCGAGAATTAGCCATGGCAGCCTTTCATGATATTCCGTATGTGGGGGAGTATCGACAAGTTGGTTTAGTGGGAGCTATTGAACTTGTCGCCAATCGACAGACAAAGGAACCATTCGCTAGTGAGGAACGGATCGGCTATCACATTTATCAGCGAGCTTTAGCAAAAGGTCTACTCATCAGACCTCTTGGCAATGTTTTATATTTTATGCCACCCTATATTATTTCTGAAGAAGAAATGTCCTTCATGATTCAAACAACGAAAGAAACGATCGAACAGTTTTTCCAAGATAGGGGGGCTAAGGTTGGTTAA
- the bioD gene encoding dethiobiotin synthase, whose translation MRHFWVVGTDTDVGKTMVTTMLMCHLQRQGLQVIPYKPVQTGEVYENGHGYYHDTAMYEKHSLQKLQKEHINSYSLKEAASPHYAAKLEGQSIDVKELLQQIQFLQDAYDIVICEGAGGLFVPFTAPNGTTLLDVIVSSKLPVVLVTRTSLGTINHTLLTMEALRARQIDILGIVFNGDTGSSIEQDNIQTILQYYPIPYAIIPQLKDKSQLMDYAMTHTTLFERLFHYESSIN comes from the coding sequence ATGCGACATTTTTGGGTTGTAGGCACAGATACGGATGTTGGTAAAACGATGGTCACTACTATGTTGATGTGTCATTTGCAAAGGCAGGGTTTGCAAGTCATACCCTATAAGCCCGTGCAAACAGGTGAGGTATACGAAAATGGGCATGGCTATTATCATGATACAGCTATGTATGAAAAGCATTCTTTACAAAAGCTGCAAAAAGAGCATATTAATAGCTATTCATTGAAGGAAGCGGCATCACCGCATTATGCTGCCAAGCTAGAGGGACAGTCAATTGATGTCAAAGAGCTATTACAGCAAATTCAATTTTTACAAGATGCTTACGATATCGTGATATGCGAGGGGGCTGGTGGGCTCTTTGTTCCTTTCACTGCTCCAAATGGTACGACTCTGCTTGATGTTATTGTCAGTAGCAAGCTGCCAGTCGTGTTGGTCACAAGGACATCACTTGGGACGATCAATCACACATTGTTAACGATGGAGGCATTGCGCGCTCGTCAAATTGATATTCTTGGCATTGTCTTTAATGGAGACACGGGTAGCAGTATAGAACAAGACAATATACAAACAATTTTACAGTACTATCCTATACCTTATGCCATTATTCCACAGCTGAAGGACAAGTCACAGCTAATGGATTATGCCATGACACACACTACTTTGTTTGAAAGGCTCTTTCACTATGAATCAAGCATTAACTGA
- the bioB gene encoding biotin synthase BioB: MNYYQLAQEVIAGKIISNEEALALLNSEDDELLQLMDGAFVIRKHYYGKKVKLNMIMNAKSGYCPEDCGYCSQSSKSTAPIEKYPFITKEEILAGAKRAFDNKIGTYCIVASGRGPTRKDVNVVSEAVAEIKEKYGLKVCACLGLLKEEQAQQLKAAGVDRYNHNLNTSERHHAFITTSHTYEDRVNTVEIVKKHGISPCSGAIIGMKETKEDVVQIARALHQLDADSIPVNFLNAIDGTKLEGTKELNPRYCLKVLALFRYINPTKEIRISGGREINLGSLQPLGLYAANSIFVGDYLTTAGQEANSDYRMLEDLGFEIELTQQQEKAFC, from the coding sequence ATGAATTATTACCAATTAGCACAAGAAGTAATTGCTGGCAAGATCATTAGCAATGAGGAGGCACTTGCTCTCTTAAATAGTGAGGATGATGAGCTATTACAGCTAATGGACGGTGCTTTTGTCATTCGGAAGCATTATTACGGTAAAAAAGTAAAACTGAATATGATTATGAATGCCAAAAGTGGCTATTGTCCTGAGGATTGTGGTTATTGCTCTCAATCTTCTAAATCAACTGCTCCTATTGAAAAATATCCTTTTATTACAAAAGAGGAAATTTTGGCTGGCGCTAAACGAGCGTTTGACAATAAAATTGGGACGTATTGTATTGTTGCAAGTGGTCGAGGGCCAACACGTAAGGATGTCAATGTAGTGAGCGAGGCAGTTGCGGAAATTAAAGAAAAGTATGGCTTGAAGGTTTGTGCTTGTCTAGGCTTATTAAAAGAAGAGCAGGCACAGCAATTAAAGGCAGCTGGAGTGGATCGCTACAATCATAATTTAAATACATCAGAGCGCCATCATGCCTTCATCACAACCTCCCACACGTATGAGGATCGTGTTAATACGGTGGAGATAGTGAAAAAGCATGGAATTTCACCTTGCTCTGGTGCCATTATTGGGATGAAGGAAACGAAGGAGGATGTTGTCCAGATTGCACGTGCCCTTCATCAATTAGATGCTGATTCTATTCCTGTAAACTTTTTGAACGCGATAGATGGTACAAAGCTGGAAGGAACAAAGGAATTAAATCCTCGCTACTGTTTAAAGGTTTTAGCATTATTCCGTTACATCAATCCGACAAAGGAAATTCGCATTTCTGGAGGGCGAGAAATCAATCTAGGCTCACTTCAGCCACTTGGTCTCTATGCAGCCAATAGTATTTTTGTAGGGGATTATTTAACAACAGCTGGTCAAGAAGCAAATAGTGATTATCGTATGTTGGAGGATCTAGGCTTCGAGATTGAATTAACGCAACAGCAAGAAAAAGCATTTTGTTAA
- a CDS encoding alpha/beta fold hydrolase — MRYKTYGDVHNPLMLFIHGGGVGGWMWEQQVQHFSNYHCVVPELLSQDAFSIEQSARELLQLLEEKATGKPVILIGFSLGAQIAIQMLSIKPSLIDFTIINSALVIPSPAMEWMLQPFIRLTFPLIKNKTFAKLQAKALYINDLDFERYYQESATMKVETLIQILRENMLFSIPHDFHKAQGKILITVGAKEKSIMKKSAKALVQSHPNSHGVILHNIGHGVSLAQPAFFNHFVENWIKNGQLPEGTVIQ, encoded by the coding sequence ATGCGATACAAAACATATGGAGATGTCCATAATCCTCTAATGCTGTTTATTCATGGAGGTGGAGTCGGTGGCTGGATGTGGGAACAACAAGTTCAGCATTTTTCTAATTATCACTGTGTTGTTCCAGAGCTGTTGTCACAAGATGCATTCTCCATTGAGCAGAGTGCCAGAGAGCTTCTCCAACTTCTAGAAGAAAAGGCGACTGGAAAGCCCGTCATACTGATTGGATTCTCTTTAGGAGCACAAATCGCTATTCAAATGCTAAGTATAAAGCCTAGTTTAATCGATTTTACCATTATCAATAGTGCACTTGTAATACCTTCTCCAGCTATGGAATGGATGCTTCAACCGTTCATTCGGCTGACATTTCCACTTATAAAAAATAAAACATTTGCGAAACTTCAAGCTAAAGCCCTATACATCAATGATCTTGATTTTGAACGCTATTATCAAGAGAGTGCTACGATGAAAGTAGAGACATTGATTCAAATTTTGAGAGAAAATATGTTGTTTTCCATCCCGCATGATTTTCATAAAGCCCAAGGGAAAATTTTAATAACGGTAGGAGCTAAAGAGAAAAGCATTATGAAAAAATCAGCTAAAGCTCTTGTTCAAAGTCATCCAAATAGTCATGGTGTCATATTGCACAACATTGGTCATGGAGTATCATTAGCCCAACCTGCATTTTTCAACCATTTTGTAGAAAATTGGATTAAGAATGGTCAACTACCTGAGGGGACAGTGATTCAATAG
- a CDS encoding biotin transporter BioY, which translates to MIAMFAALTAIGAFIKIPLPVVPFTLQIVVVFLAGCLLGSRNGFYSQLVYIGVGLVGLPVFTQGGGFTYVLQPTFGYLIGFALAAYVIGFIIERIENPTKKHFIGATIIGLIIIYMVAIPYLYIALNFWLDMKSSWSHVFVIGFFSSIIADVCLAITSALLAERMYKVFHSARTVNISHVEGEKIG; encoded by the coding sequence ATGATCGCCATGTTTGCAGCACTAACAGCGATTGGGGCGTTTATTAAAATTCCATTGCCTGTTGTACCGTTTACATTACAAATTGTTGTTGTATTTTTAGCAGGGTGTTTGTTGGGTAGTCGGAATGGTTTTTATAGTCAGCTTGTCTATATCGGTGTGGGCTTAGTAGGCTTACCTGTTTTTACACAGGGCGGTGGCTTTACGTATGTCCTACAGCCAACATTTGGTTATCTAATTGGCTTTGCCCTAGCTGCCTATGTCATTGGGTTCATCATTGAAAGAATAGAGAACCCAACGAAAAAGCATTTTATTGGAGCAACGATTATAGGACTTATCATTATTTATATGGTGGCTATTCCTTATTTATATATAGCATTAAATTTCTGGTTAGATATGAAATCAAGCTGGTCACATGTTTTTGTCATCGGCTTTTTCAGTAGTATTATCGCTGATGTTTGCTTAGCAATAACATCAGCCCTATTGGCAGAAAGAATGTATAAAGTATTTCATTCGGCAAGAACTGTGAACATTTCACACGTGGAGGGGGAGAAGATAGGATGA
- a CDS encoding DNA polymerase IV: MTHKGRVIFHVDMNSFYASVEQAHDPSLKGKPIAIAGNPKERRGILVTCSYEARALGIYTTMTVHEAKRKCPELLLLPPDFKKYRQASKEMFTILRSYTPLVEPVSIDEGYMDVTALSKEQHALSIAQEIQERILAELDLPCSIGIAPNKFLAKTASDMKKPLGITVLRIRDIEQQLWHREVVDMHGIGASTAKKLNVHGIFTIGDLAKTEEFRMKQILGKNGVRLRARANGVDQRMVDPEAVFDTKSVGNSTTLPEDVTDVRALHKTIEGLCKKVVERLEAKRLAGSTVSIQIRDASWHNHTRSKTMSNVLYRFEDIYDIACALFDKHWDESPVRLLGVTVSNVVDRKDYSQQLSIFDFQEHVKDEPILKIVDEIEGRFGKGVIKRGVDLGKRSSYQSQTSFSKDFLDDHD, from the coding sequence ATGACGCATAAAGGGCGTGTTATTTTTCATGTGGATATGAATAGTTTCTATGCTTCGGTAGAGCAAGCACATGATCCAAGCTTAAAAGGGAAGCCAATCGCCATTGCGGGCAACCCAAAAGAGCGACGTGGCATTTTAGTAACCTGTTCCTATGAAGCAAGAGCGCTTGGCATTTATACAACAATGACTGTCCATGAAGCGAAGCGTAAATGTCCTGAACTATTGTTATTGCCTCCAGATTTTAAAAAATATCGTCAAGCATCCAAAGAAATGTTTACCATTCTTCGTAGCTACACTCCTTTAGTGGAGCCTGTTTCGATTGATGAGGGCTATATGGATGTGACAGCGTTAAGTAAGGAGCAACATGCATTAAGTATTGCCCAGGAAATACAAGAGCGCATTTTAGCTGAGCTTGATTTACCTTGCTCTATCGGTATTGCACCAAATAAATTTTTAGCAAAAACAGCTTCTGATATGAAGAAACCGTTGGGAATTACTGTACTACGAATACGGGATATTGAACAGCAGCTTTGGCATCGAGAGGTTGTTGATATGCATGGAATTGGAGCTAGTACGGCCAAAAAATTAAATGTACATGGCATATTTACGATTGGTGATTTGGCGAAAACGGAAGAGTTTAGGATGAAGCAAATTTTAGGAAAGAATGGTGTGCGACTGCGGGCAAGAGCTAATGGGGTGGATCAACGTATGGTCGATCCTGAAGCGGTTTTTGATACGAAAAGCGTAGGAAATTCAACAACTTTACCTGAAGATGTAACAGATGTCCGTGCACTACATAAAACAATAGAAGGTCTGTGTAAAAAGGTGGTTGAACGACTTGAGGCAAAACGGTTAGCGGGCTCCACTGTAAGTATTCAAATACGGGATGCAAGTTGGCATAATCACACACGATCAAAAACAATGTCTAATGTTCTTTATCGTTTTGAAGATATCTATGACATTGCTTGTGCCTTGTTTGATAAGCATTGGGATGAGTCTCCAGTAAGGCTTTTAGGCGTGACGGTTTCTAATGTAGTGGATCGTAAGGATTACTCGCAACAATTATCGATATTTGATTTTCAAGAACATGTAAAAGATGAACCTATTCTCAAAATCGTGGATGAAATTGAGGGACGTTTTGGGAAGGGGGTTATAAAACGTGGTGTAGATTTAGGGAAACGTTCATCCTATCAATCACAAACAAGCTTTAGTAAGGATTTTTTAGATGACCATGATTGA
- a CDS encoding aminotransferase-like domain-containing protein has protein sequence MQYSERILKTPSSFIRNILKVTDAEDVISFAGGLPNPISFPIDALRASVDHAITENGSRLFQYSSTQGYAPLREYIAAKYQRVHGLDVQAEDVFITTGSQQALELISKVLINKGDGIIIEEPGYLGAIQAFTLSEPTFYGVTLENDGLNLEELERALQQPNVKFIYTVPNFQNPTGLTYSKEKREQICEIVAKYDVALIEDDPYGELRFQGEPLPYIGAGKLDNSILLGSFSKTVTPGMRLGFIITKNKELLQHIETAKQASDLHTNIFSQYIIYDYLASNDYSEHVKKIITLYKNQSEAMLDAMQEFFPAHVEYTKPEGGMFIWATMKDGTSALDVFQKAMEQKVAFVPGDPFYTSKTNVNTMRLNYTNATPEVIREGIKRLASIL, from the coding sequence ATGCAATATTCTGAAAGAATCTTAAAAACACCATCCTCATTTATTCGAAATATTTTGAAAGTAACAGATGCAGAGGATGTTATTTCCTTTGCAGGCGGACTTCCAAATCCCATTTCTTTCCCTATTGATGCGTTAAGAGCATCCGTAGATCATGCTATTACGGAAAATGGTAGCCGACTATTTCAATATTCTTCCACACAAGGTTATGCACCATTACGTGAGTACATTGCCGCAAAGTACCAACGCGTGCATGGACTTGATGTACAAGCTGAAGATGTCTTTATTACAACAGGCTCACAGCAAGCTCTTGAACTGATTAGTAAAGTACTCATCAATAAAGGCGATGGCATTATCATCGAAGAGCCTGGATACTTAGGAGCCATTCAAGCCTTTACATTAAGTGAGCCTACTTTCTATGGGGTAACACTTGAAAACGATGGTCTTAACTTAGAAGAGTTAGAACGTGCGCTACAACAACCAAATGTAAAATTCATTTATACGGTGCCTAACTTCCAAAACCCAACAGGGCTCACATACTCGAAAGAAAAGCGTGAGCAAATTTGCGAAATAGTGGCAAAATACGATGTTGCTTTAATTGAGGATGATCCATATGGAGAGTTACGTTTCCAAGGAGAGCCGCTTCCATATATCGGTGCTGGAAAATTAGATAATAGTATTTTACTAGGTTCTTTCTCTAAAACGGTCACACCTGGTATGCGACTTGGTTTTATCATTACAAAAAATAAAGAGCTTTTACAGCATATTGAAACAGCTAAGCAAGCGTCTGATCTGCATACAAATATTTTCTCGCAATATATCATCTACGATTATTTAGCAAGTAATGACTATTCGGAACATGTCAAAAAAATTATTACATTATATAAAAATCAATCCGAAGCGATGCTTGATGCGATGCAAGAGTTTTTCCCTGCCCATGTAGAATATACAAAACCTGAGGGAGGCATGTTCATCTGGGCAACAATGAAGGATGGTACATCAGCCCTTGATGTATTCCAGAAAGCGATGGAACAAAAGGTTGCCTTTGTGCCTGGAGATCCATTCTATACATCTAAAACGAATGTCAATACAATGCGTCTCAACTATACAAATGCAACACCTGAAGTCATCCGTGAGGGGATTAAACGTTTAGCAAGTATTTTATAA
- a CDS encoding aminotransferase-like domain-containing protein, whose protein sequence is MPINSFDEYPMSWKPDIRNISAPLYIAIAHQLEQDIKDGKLMPGTKLPPQRELADFLDVNLSTITRAFKLCGQKGFIYASIGSGTFVSTDAASNKMLLPANHATSMIEMGSVLPDNLVNDDIARFMKKMLNEPSFSKLFQYGRPEGNAWQNEAVMKLFELVNFQTDQPILLGAGGQNAIVGTLAALFQPGDRIGTDPITYAGIKTAANMLGIQLVAIQQCQGEMTREGLLYACKNEHIKGIYVIPDFHNPTTHTMSVETRKMIAEVARQKDLLVIEDAIYSFLKEQPLAPIASFAPDKVIYIASLSKTLSPGLRLSFLVTPSALRKKIMETLYNINISVSPLMLELAARLIHEGVAQTILEKHRAYAKQQNALVNKYLGDYDILGEEECIFRWLYLPDKFTGVQFELLASKAGVQVYAAERFAVGNTKPVNAVRLAIAAPEAQLEQALIILKDLLESNGDYAFVD, encoded by the coding sequence ATGCCTATTAATTCATTTGACGAGTATCCAATGAGTTGGAAGCCAGATATTCGCAATATTTCTGCCCCATTATATATAGCTATTGCGCACCAACTGGAACAAGACATAAAAGATGGAAAGCTAATGCCAGGAACGAAACTTCCTCCACAACGCGAATTAGCTGATTTTTTAGATGTGAATTTAAGCACCATTACACGAGCTTTTAAGCTGTGTGGACAAAAAGGATTCATTTATGCCTCGATTGGCAGCGGGACATTTGTTTCCACAGATGCGGCTAGCAATAAAATGTTACTGCCAGCCAATCATGCAACATCTATGATTGAAATGGGTTCTGTTTTACCAGACAACCTGGTCAATGATGATATTGCACGCTTTATGAAAAAGATGTTGAACGAGCCTAGTTTTAGCAAGCTATTTCAGTATGGTCGGCCTGAGGGCAATGCTTGGCAAAATGAAGCCGTGATGAAGCTATTCGAATTGGTGAATTTTCAAACAGATCAGCCTATTTTGCTCGGTGCAGGGGGACAAAATGCCATTGTGGGCACACTGGCAGCTTTATTTCAGCCAGGCGACCGTATTGGGACAGATCCCATTACTTATGCTGGTATTAAAACAGCAGCCAATATGTTAGGTATACAGCTTGTAGCTATTCAACAATGTCAAGGAGAAATGACCAGAGAAGGATTGCTATATGCCTGTAAAAATGAGCATATTAAAGGAATCTATGTGATCCCTGATTTTCATAATCCAACGACACATACGATGTCGGTGGAGACACGAAAAATGATTGCTGAAGTGGCTAGGCAGAAGGATTTGCTTGTGATTGAGGATGCGATTTATAGCTTTCTTAAAGAACAGCCACTTGCACCCATTGCTTCTTTTGCACCCGATAAGGTTATTTATATCGCTAGCCTGTCCAAGACGCTCTCGCCAGGTTTACGCTTATCTTTCCTTGTGACACCTTCAGCATTAAGGAAAAAAATAATGGAAACGCTCTATAATATCAATATTTCAGTGTCACCGCTCATGCTGGAACTAGCAGCAAGATTGATTCATGAAGGCGTGGCACAAACGATTTTAGAAAAGCATCGAGCATATGCGAAGCAGCAAAATGCGCTTGTTAATAAATATTTAGGCGATTACGACATTTTAGGGGAGGAGGAATGTATTTTTAGGTGGTTATACTTGCCTGATAAATTTACGGGAGTTCAATTTGAATTGCTAGCCTCCAAAGCCGGCGTACAAGTCTATGCAGCGGAACGTTTTGCTGTAGGCAATACAAAGCCAGTGAATGCCGTACGTTTAGCGATTGCAGCGCCAGAAGCTCAACTGGAGCAAGCTTTAATTATTTTAAAGGATCTGCTAGAAAGTAATGGTGATTATGCATTTGTTGACTAA